A part of Fusarium oxysporum Fo47 chromosome III, complete sequence genomic DNA contains:
- a CDS encoding P-loop containing nucleoside triphosphate hydrolase protein, which translates to MADQINMGGLSLNDGAQQGPPQGQRSYIPPHMRRQGGAPQGGPPAMNGGPPPAGPGPNGLGNSAWANQNYGARQSNWGNDVPTYQNNNNNRRGGWGGRGGYSGGGGNLDGHSGGGGGYAARGSGDGQWRDGKHVPGPANPRVERELFGTPDDPSKQHTGINFEKYDDIPVEASGHEVPEPVHQFTTPPLDEHLCRNIELAHYKVPTPVQKYSIPIVMGGRDLMACAQTGSGKTGGFLFPILSQAFINGPSPVPANAAGQFGRQRKAYPTSLILAPTRELVSQIFDESRKFAYRSWVRPCVVYGGADIGSQLRQIERGCDLLVATPGRLVDLIERGRISLQNIKYLVLDEADRMLDMGFEPQIRRIVEGEDMPQVQDRQTLMFSATFPRDIQMLARDFLKDYIFLSVGRVGSTSENITQKVEYVEDVDKRSVLLDILHSNANGLTLIFVETKRMADSLSDFLINQNFPATSIHGDRTQRERERALEFFRNGRCPILVATAVAARGLDIPNVLHVINYDLPTDVDDYVHRIGRTGRAGNTGIATAFFNRGNRGIVRELMDLLKEANQEVPAFLETIARESSFGGRGGRSRGGGGRGGATRDFRKFGGGGGGGFGGNNGGGGGFNAPSQGSGYGGGGFGGSGGYGGGGYSGGGGYGGGGYGNPSGPGAQSSWW; encoded by the exons atggctgatcAAATCAACATGGGTGGTCTCTCCCTCAACGATGGCGCCCAGCAGGGCCCTCCTCAGGGTCAACGATCCTACATCCCCCCTCACATGCGCCGCCAGGGCGGTGCTCCCCAGGGTGGTCCTCCTGCTATGAACGGTGGTCCTCCTCCTGCTGGACCTGGTCCCAATGGTCTTGGCAACAGTGCATGGGCTAA CCAAAACTATGGTGCCCGTCAATCCAACTGGGGCAACGACGTTCCCACCTAtcagaacaacaacaacaaccgcCGGGGCGGCTGGGGCGGTCGAGGTGGTTACAGCGGTGGTGGCGGCAACTTGGATGGTCACTCtggaggcggtggtggttACGCTGCCCGCGGCTCTGGTGATGGCCAGTGGCGCGATGGAAAGCACGTTCCTGGCCCGGCTAACCCCCGTGTCGAGCGCGAGCTTTTTGGTACCCCCGATGACCCCTCCAAGCAGCACACCGGTATCAACTTCGAGAAGTACGATGACATTCCCGTTGAGGCTTCTGGTCATGAGGTTCCTGAGCCTGTCCACCAGTTCACCACTCCTCCTCTGGATGAGCATCTCTGCCGCAATATCGAGCTTGCTCACTACAAGGTTCCCACTCCTGTCCAGAAGTACTCGATCCCCATCGTTATGGGTGGTCGTGATCTGATGGCCTGTGCTCAGACTGGTTCCGGAAAGACGGGTGGTTTCTTGTTCCCCATCCTCTCTCAGGCCTTCATCAACGGCCCTTCTCCCGTGCCCGCTAATGCCGCTGGCCAGTTCGGCCGTCAGCGCAAGGCTTACCCCACCTCTTTGATTCTTGCCCCTACCCGCGAACTTGTCTCCCAGATTTTTGATGAATCCCGAAAGTTCGCCTACCGATCTTGGGTCCGACCTTGTGTTGTCTACGGCGGTGCCGATATTGGTTCCCAGCTCCGACAGATTGAGCGTGGCTGCGATTTGCTTGTTGCTACTCCTGGTCGATTGGTCGATCTCATAGAGCGAGGTCGCATCTCCCTGCAGAACATCAAGTATCTGGTCCTTGATGAGGCCGATCGCATGCTTGACATGGGTTTCGAGCCCCAGATTCGCCGCATTGTGGAGGGTGAGGACATGCCTCAAGTTCAGGACCGTCAGACTCTCATGTTTTCGGCTACCTTCCCCCGCGATATTCAGATGCTTGCCCGCGATTTCCTTAAGGACTATATTTTCCTTTCTGTCGGTCGTGTTGGTTCTACTTCAGAGAACATCACCCAGAAGGTTGAGTATGTCGAGGATGTCGACAAGCGCTCCGTTCTTCTGGATATCCTTCACTCCAACGCCAATGGTTTGACCCTGATTTTCGTCGAGACCAAGCGTATGGCCGATTCCCTTTCGGATTTCCTTATCAACCAGAACTTCCCAGCTACTTCCATTCACGGTGATCGTACCCAGCGTGAGCGTGAGCGCGCTCTTGAGTTTTTCCGCAACGGTCGATGCCCGATTTTGGTCGCTACCGCTGTCGCAGCTCGTGGGTTGGACATTCCGAATGTTTTGCATGTTATCAACTACGATCTTCCtactgatgttgatgacTACGTTCACCGAATTGGTCGAACCGGTCGTGCCGGAAACACCGGTATTGCGACCGCTTTCTTCAACCGAGGCAACCGTGGAATTGTTCGGGAGCTTATGGATCTCCTGAAGGAAGCTAACCAAGAGGTTCCTGCTTTCCTCGAGACCATTGCTCGTGAGTCTTCCTTCGGTGGTCGTGGTGGTCGTTCtcgtggtggtggtggccgTGGTGGTGCAACACGTGACTTCCGTAAGTtcggcggcggtggtggtggcggctTTGGCGGCAACaacggcggcggcggcggcttCAACGCTCCTTCTCAGGGCTCAGGCTATGGTGGAGGCGGTTTCGGTGGCTCCGGCGGCTACGGAGGTGGTGGCTAcagcggcggcggtggcTACGGAGGTGGTGGTTATGGAAACCCCAGTGGCCCTGGAGCTCAGTCTTCTTGGTGGTAA